One Halichoerus grypus chromosome 1, mHalGry1.hap1.1, whole genome shotgun sequence genomic region harbors:
- the IL10RB gene encoding interleukin-10 receptor subunit beta isoform X5, with translation MPRSLRSWLGGCLLMSALGMVPPPENVRMKSVNFKNILQWELPAFPKGNLTFTAQYQSYRKFQDICTSTALTECDFSSLSKYGDHTLRVRAEFADEHSDWVNITFCPVDDTMIGPPGMQVEALANSLHMRFLAPKIENEPETWTMRNIYNLWVYNVQYWKNGSDEKWPMTCQYDFEVLRDLEPWTTYCVQVQGFLPDRNKTGEWSKPVCEQTTDDDMV, from the exons ATGCCGAGGAGCCTGCGGAGCTGGCTGGGCGGCTGCCTCCTGATGTCAG CATTGGGAATGGTGCCGCCTCCTGAAAACGTCAGAATGAAGTCAGTTAATTTCAAGAACATTCTACAGTGGGAGTTGCCTGCCTTTCCCAAAGGAAATCTGACTTTCACAGCTCAGTACCAAAG TTATAGGAAATTCCAAGATATATGCACAAGTACTGCCTTGACGGAATGTGATTTCTCAAGTCTTTCCAAGTATGGTGATCACACCTTGAGAGTCAGGGCTGAATTTGCAGATGAGCATTCAGACTGGGTAAACATCACCTTCTGTCCTGTGGATGACA CCATGATTGGACCACCTGGAATGCAAGTAGAAGCACTTGCTAATTCTTTACATATGCGTTTCTTAGCCCCTAAAATTGAGAATGAACCTGAAACATGGACCATGAGGAATATTTATAACTTGTGGGTTTATAATGTGCAATATTGGAAAAATGGTTCTGACGAAAAG TGGCCGATGACGTGTCAATATGACTTTGAGGTCCTCAGAGATCTTGAGCCGTGGACAACTTACTGTGTTCAAGTTCAAGGGTTTCTTCCTGATCGGAACAAAACTGGGGAATGGAGCAAGCCTGTGTGTGAGCAAACAACTGATGACG acatGGTGTGA
- the IL10RB gene encoding interleukin-10 receptor subunit beta isoform X4, translating into MPRSLRSWLGGCLLMSALGMVPPPENVRMKSVNFKNILQWELPAFPKGNLTFTAQYQSYRKFQDICTSTALTECDFSSLSKYGDHTLRVRAEFADEHSDWVNITFCPVDDTMIGPPGMQVEALANSLHMRFLAPKIENEPETWTMRNIYNLWVYNVQYWKNGSDEKWPMTCQYDFEVLRDLEPWTTYCVQVQGFLPDRNKTGEWSKPVCEQTTDDVEPSAGTSETM; encoded by the exons ATGCCGAGGAGCCTGCGGAGCTGGCTGGGCGGCTGCCTCCTGATGTCAG CATTGGGAATGGTGCCGCCTCCTGAAAACGTCAGAATGAAGTCAGTTAATTTCAAGAACATTCTACAGTGGGAGTTGCCTGCCTTTCCCAAAGGAAATCTGACTTTCACAGCTCAGTACCAAAG TTATAGGAAATTCCAAGATATATGCACAAGTACTGCCTTGACGGAATGTGATTTCTCAAGTCTTTCCAAGTATGGTGATCACACCTTGAGAGTCAGGGCTGAATTTGCAGATGAGCATTCAGACTGGGTAAACATCACCTTCTGTCCTGTGGATGACA CCATGATTGGACCACCTGGAATGCAAGTAGAAGCACTTGCTAATTCTTTACATATGCGTTTCTTAGCCCCTAAAATTGAGAATGAACCTGAAACATGGACCATGAGGAATATTTATAACTTGTGGGTTTATAATGTGCAATATTGGAAAAATGGTTCTGACGAAAAG TGGCCGATGACGTGTCAATATGACTTTGAGGTCCTCAGAGATCTTGAGCCGTGGACAACTTACTGTGTTCAAGTTCAAGGGTTTCTTCCTGATCGGAACAAAACTGGGGAATGGAGCAAGCCTGTGTGTGAGCAAACAACTGATGACG
- the IL10RB gene encoding interleukin-10 receptor subunit beta isoform X3 encodes MPRSLRSWLGGCLLMSALGMVPPPENVRMKSVNFKNILQWELPAFPKGNLTFTAQYQSYRKFQDICTSTALTECDFSSLSKYGDHTLRVRAEFADEHSDWVNITFCPVDDTMIGPPGMQVEALANSLHMRFLAPKIENEPETWTMRNIYNLWVYNVQYWKNGSDEKWPMTCQYDFEVLRDLEPWTTYCVQVQGFLPDRNKTGEWSKPVCEQTTDDVFRPSSSQYASVFLLPAL; translated from the exons ATGCCGAGGAGCCTGCGGAGCTGGCTGGGCGGCTGCCTCCTGATGTCAG CATTGGGAATGGTGCCGCCTCCTGAAAACGTCAGAATGAAGTCAGTTAATTTCAAGAACATTCTACAGTGGGAGTTGCCTGCCTTTCCCAAAGGAAATCTGACTTTCACAGCTCAGTACCAAAG TTATAGGAAATTCCAAGATATATGCACAAGTACTGCCTTGACGGAATGTGATTTCTCAAGTCTTTCCAAGTATGGTGATCACACCTTGAGAGTCAGGGCTGAATTTGCAGATGAGCATTCAGACTGGGTAAACATCACCTTCTGTCCTGTGGATGACA CCATGATTGGACCACCTGGAATGCAAGTAGAAGCACTTGCTAATTCTTTACATATGCGTTTCTTAGCCCCTAAAATTGAGAATGAACCTGAAACATGGACCATGAGGAATATTTATAACTTGTGGGTTTATAATGTGCAATATTGGAAAAATGGTTCTGACGAAAAG TGGCCGATGACGTGTCAATATGACTTTGAGGTCCTCAGAGATCTTGAGCCGTGGACAACTTACTGTGTTCAAGTTCAAGGGTTTCTTCCTGATCGGAACAAAACTGGGGAATGGAGCAAGCCTGTGTGTGAGCAAACAACTGATGACG